Sequence from the Rutidosis leptorrhynchoides isolate AG116_Rl617_1_P2 chromosome 3, CSIRO_AGI_Rlap_v1, whole genome shotgun sequence genome:
TTTCTAACATCATATTCATAAAATTCACAGGTTAATCACGTACTTAATCATACAGCTGGTTTACACAATGCTCTCGCCAACCTTACTAAAGATCCTCAATCATATTGTGATTGGGACGAGTGTCTAAAACGCATTGTGATGGTGGCAACTGAGACTGAACCTGGTCATCAACAGTTGTATCATTATCTATCTTATGGTTGGTTATGTGGCGGAATAATTGAGGTACGACATCATCATCAAAACTAAACAATCAAATCAATGTTACACAGTTAACATTATAATGAAGGTACTCTTTAAGTACAAATAATACTAAAACGTGTTGGAACCAATCCGGGTCATCTCCAACCCATTTCTTAAGATCTAAATAATTGTTTGAAATGCTTACATAAGGTCGTCATTTTATGAGCCTTTTCAATAAGTAAAAGATAGACTTTTATATACGGAAATTTTTCATATACTCAATTTTAAGTTCAATAATACCAAAAAAATATAATAGATACTAGCATCAATCATATATAGATGTTaactttttaaatttaaaaacCCTATAAATAAATGGACCATAGAAGTATATTGTTGGGTTATAtattttgaaccacttggattatgGGCCACATGCAAGTGCACACGTTGTACATCCCAATATTCGGCCCTGTTGACATTTGACTCAAAGTTAGCATGTGATGTCTTTACGTCATCAGCACCATCATGAAGATTTATTGAATACGTACCGCCTATATGTGCAGCATGCAACCGGAAAGAAGTTTCATGACATTCTAAAAGATGCGTTTTCTTGTCCACTTAATGTCGAGGACGAGTTTTATATAGGCATACCACCGGGTAaaaatcaagcatattttcactttTACTACTCATTGTATAAAAACACATTGTAGACAACATTATGATGCAAGTGTTTTTATGCTAGTTTCAGGTGTAGAATCTCGTGTTGCAACTGTTACTATGGATCCAAGTGATCTCGATATGGTCCCAATATTCCTGGCGGATACATCGAGCTCACCCATGCCCTTCCCGTTGTCCCCAGCCTCGTTCGAGGAGGCTAGTAGAATTATTTCATTAACCAATGAACTCAATGTACGTCGTGCCAAAATACCTGCAGCCAATGGACACTTTTCTGCTCGAGCACTTGCTCGCTTCTATGCTGCCCTCGTGGATGGTGGTGTAGTCCCACTTCCCCATCCCCTAACCACCATGAAAACCAATGAAACTATTGACATAAGTGATGACGTAGATACTAAAATCTTTACCAAGACGAAAGTGGATATCCATGATGCATTTTTGGGAAGTGGAGATTATAAGGATTTGATTTTTCCAAATAAGAGGTTCGGGCTTGGGTTTGGCAGGTTTAACGCTGTTGATGGTTCTGTAATTGGGTTCGGTGTCGTGGGTTTAGGTGGATCAGTAGGATATTGTGACATAAGCAACAGGTTTGCGATTTCTGTTACACTGAACAAGTTAACACTAGGCGGTTTTACAGGTGAGATAATCCGTTTTGTTTGCTCGGAACTTGATCTTCCAGTACCAGCTGACTATGCAGAATCAACAACAAAAAGTTACTAGAGACGCCAGTGATTAATTAAAGGGGGTTACATCTAATCCTGGTTAATTAAGACATACTCGTATAAAGAATATTTGAAATAAATGTTTATATATGTTACTAATGTTGGCACAGGTGATACCTGGGTTGCCTGCTGCCCCAAGGTTTACGCGCTGCGCGGAGGCCAATGTGCCTATTCGTAGTAGTGGATCGGttaccaaaaaaataaaaataaaaataaaaaataaaactaatGTTGGATTTATCAATAACGTACTTAATTTAATGTAAAGTAACGTTAAATACATTCTTGTTATTATCTTATCAATTTGTGGTTTACCAATATTTTTTAGTGGTATTCCCTCTATTAAAACCATTAAATTGGGTCTTAAAAATTTACAACGATGACTATTTACCTAACCCTTCTCGTGTTAGGAATTTAAGACACCAAACAAGACATGTGAATGATCATCaatcacaaaccacaacaacaacaaatgGATAATCACAAAAA
This genomic interval carries:
- the LOC139898494 gene encoding LOW QUALITY PROTEIN: uncharacterized protein (The sequence of the model RefSeq protein was modified relative to this genomic sequence to represent the inferred CDS: deleted 2 bases in 1 codon); its protein translation is MNHVSALSPQWVHDSPILSDVDAKLRRLLVELGTVGRIIGIQVCAYKDGKVIIDTAAGVLGKDDPRPVQNDSLFPVFSVTKGVTAGIVHWLADNGKLKLDENVANIWPEFGKNGKDQIQVNHVLNHTAGLHNALANLTKDPQSYCDWDECLKRIVMVATETEPGHQQLYHYLSYGWLCGGIIEHATGKKFHDILKDAFSCPLNVEDEFYIGIPPGVESRVATVTMDPSDLDMVPIFLADTSSSPMPFPLSPASFEEASRIISLTNELNVRRAKIPAANGHFSARALARFYAALVDGGVVPLPHPLTTMKTNETIDISDDVDTKIFTKTKVDIHDAFLGSGDYKDLIFPNKRFGLGFGRFNAVDGSVIGFGVVGLGGSVGYCDISNRFAISVTLNKLTLGGFTGEIIRFVCSELDLPVPADYAESTKKLLETPVIN